ATCGGCGGAATCATGTACGCTGACCTGAACGAGTGTATCCGTATCGTTAAAGAAACAGGTATCGACACATTGGCACCGGCTCTTGGTTCCGTACACGGTCCTTACCATGGCGAGCCTAACCTGGGCTTCAAAGAGATGGAAGAAGTTCGTGACGCGGTACAAGTTCCACTCGTATTGCACGGTGGTACAGGTATTCCTAAACACGACATCGACAAAGCCATTTCCCTGGGTACTTCCAAAATTAACGTAAACACAGAGAACCAAATTGCTTTCTCAAAAGTGGTTCGTGAAGTGCTTGCAGCTAAACCAGATGCTTACGATCCACGTACATTCATCGTACCAGGCCGTGATGCAATCAAAGAAACCGTTAAAGGTAAAATCCGCGAGTTTGGTTCTAACAACAAAGCGTAAATTATCTTTGCCAGTTCCATACTGTGAAATGGAAGAACACCGCCTAGCCGGTGTCTTTCCATTTTCACACCTTATTTCTACATCGGAAGCCATCAGCACGTATTGCCGTTCATCGGCTGCAAAACACGTAGGGGGACATTAAGCTTTATGGAAAAATTGATGATTAGTGGCGGACGTCCGTTACAGGGAACTGTAACTATAAGCGGCGCCAAGAACAGCGCCATTGCGCTTATTCCTGCAGCATTGCTTGCCGAGTCAGAAGTCGTGTTGGACAACCTGCCGCTTTTGAGTGATGTGGCGGTTTATGCAGAAATTTTGGAGGAACTCGGAGCACATGTGACTTGGGAAGGCAGTCAGATGAAAATTGACCCTTCTGATATCAAATCGATTCCTATGCCGAATGGTCCCGTGAAGAAGCTTCGTGCTTCGTATTACATGATGGGTGCATTGCTAGGACGTTTCAAAGAAGCAACCATAGGTTTACCAGGGGGCTGTAATTTTGAGCCTCGTCCAATTGATCAACATATCAAAGGATTTGAAGCGCTTGGCGCAACCGTAACGAACGAACATGGCTCCATTCATTTGCATGCCAAAGAGCTGCGCGGAGCAAAAATTTATCTTGATGTAAGCAGTGTCGGCGCAACCATTAATATCATGCTGGCGGCTACTCGTGCCAAAGGCTCTACAATTATCGAAAACGCGGCTAAAGAGCCTGAGATTATAGATGTAGCAACACTTCTAAATTCCATGGGTGCCAGCATCAAGGGTGCTGGTACCGAAACGATCCGTATTGAAGGGGTCTCGGAGCTTAAAGGCTGCCGTCATTCCATCATTCCGGACCGTATACAAGCGGGAACGTATATGATCGCTGCAGCAGCGACGCGTGGAGATGTTCTGATTGACAATGTGATTCCCAAACATCTGGAAGCTTTAACGGCAAAGCTGTTGGAGATGGGTGTTGGCATTGAAGAATTGGATGAAAGTATACGTGTTATTGGCAAACCGAACTATAATCATGTCGACGTGAAGGCACTTGTGTATCCTGGTTTTCCGACGGATCTACAGTCACCAATGACCAGTGTTTTAACACAGGCAACCGGTGTAAGTGTCCTGAGCGACTTTGTATACAGCAATCGGTTTAAGCATGTGCCTGAATTGGTACGGATGGGCGCAAAGATTCGAGTAGAAGGACGGTCAGCGATTATTGAAGGCAGTGCATTAAACGCGGCCAAAGTAAAAGCATCCGATCTTCGCGCTGGAGCAGCGCTGGTGATTGCAGGTCTCACCGTCAGTGAGGGTGTGACTGAAGTAACTGGGGTCGAATATATCGACCGTGGTTATGATCATCTGGTGACTAACCTGCGCTTGCTCGGTGCAGATGTGTGGCGGGAAACGGATTAATGGTAAGCATTATGCGTGATTCAGTCATACACATGTTTATTTTAGCTGAACTGCATATCTTTTCGATGATTAGGTAAACCTGTTTTAATAGAGTTCTCAGTCTCTCCGGCATAAGACGAAATGTTACTGTTTCCTTTACCGGAGGGTCTTTTTTTGAATTAAACTTCATATGGCTGTAAGAACATCATTTTTCATCCCCAACCCCCGGTTTTGTTTGAACTGCGCTCCATAGCCGGTCTATCCGGATTGATCGCCTCAATGCATCGTTCACTCAATAGCGGATCATGCCGAATATTGGCCATCCCACCCGGAAACTTACACTCAAAGACAAGTATTTGCATTATAACGGTTACATTCCGTACAATGGACAGAAGAGATTGTGGCAGATGCTGCGCTCTATAGCCGGAACATCTAGCGAAACTATCCATTTCACACGGACTTATTAATTGAATAGGTGGTTATTATATGGATCTACAAATTTCCGATTTGGAAGAAATGAAACTAACGGACCTCTACAAACTGGCCAAAAAATATCAGATACCTTACTATGGTACGTTAAAAAAGAAAGAATTAATCTTTGCTATACTGCGCGCACAAGCCGAACAGAGCGGTCTGATGTTCATGCAAGGCGTACTAGAGATTTTACCTGAAGGTTACGGATTTCTTCGGCCGATTAACTACTTGCCAAGTACGGAAGACATCTACATCTCGGCTTCTCAGATTCGCAAGTTTGACCTAAGAACAGGCGACCTCGTATCAGGTAAATGTAGAACGCCTAAGGAAAACGAGAGATACTTCGGTTTGTTGCAAGTCAACGCTGTAAATGGTGAGAATCCATCGGCGGCTGCAGAGCGACTTCACTTCCCGGCACTAACCCCACTGTATCCGCAGAAAAAACTGGTTCTCGAAACATCCCCCAACCATTTGTCCACACGCATTATGGATGTGCTCGCCCCGGTAGGATTGGGACAGCGCGGATTGATCGTAGCACCTCCCAAAGCGGGTAAAACGCTTCTCCTCAAAGAAATTGCCAACAGCATCTCAACTAACAATCCTGAAATTGAACTGTTTGTCCTGTTGATTGATGAACGTCCAGAGGAAGTAACGGATATGTCGCGTTCGGTAAAAGGGGAAGTTGTGGCTTCGACATTTGATGAACTGCCTGAGAATCATATTAAAGTGGCGGAATTGGTACTTGAGCGTGCGCTTCGTCTCGTTGAGGCCAAAAAGGATGTTGTTATCCTGCTGGATAGCATTACGCGTCTTGCCCGTGCATATAACCTGGTTATTCCACCATCCGGTCGTACACTTAGTGGTGGTATTGATCCGGCTGCATTCCATCGTCCGAAACGTTTCTTCGGTTCTGCCCGGAATGTGGAAGAAGGCGGAAGCTTGACCATCCTGGCAACTGCATTGATTGATACCGGATCACGTATGGATGACGTCATTTATGAAGAATTTAAGGGTACGGGTAATATGGAACTTCATCTGGACCGTCGTCTGGCAGAGCGCCGCATATTCCCGGCAATCGACATTCGTCGTTCCGGCACACGCCGTGAAGAAGTGTTGCTCAGCAAGGAAGAGTTGGATACAATCTGGGCAATTCGTAAAAACATGAATGATTCCCATGACTTTGTCGAAGGATTCCTGAAGAAACTTCGTAACAGCAAGACAAATGCAGAGTTTTTGGCGGCATTTGATTCGGCTGGTAATAGCCCGACAAGCAATTCCGGGACAACAACCACCCGTCGCTCACCTAGACAGACAGCTACGTCAGGTACTTCGACGTAAGTGTCGTTCGACTAATCACTTTCTTTTTGCAGCACTGCTGTGAATGTTACAATACACTCGTCGTTAGGTTTAACCCATTAGATGTGAGGAGAACATCATGTATTTAGTATACGCAGATGAAAAAGGTAATGTATTTGATCATCCTTCCCTGTACGGGCTTGCCCGCAGTGGAGATATGATCGTGGAGATTATGGAAGACGAACTTATCCCTTTGCCAGAGGGCGCAACGTTGGTTGGACTCCCGAGCACCCGGCCCATTGGTATGGACCCGGACACCGGTGAGATGCTGCCAATGCCAACGGACACACAGGCTGTAGGTGCTTTGCTTCCGCAAGGATTTACTCGTTTGTGCCTCCCGGGATATGTGAAGACGGATAAGGAGTATAAGTTGCCGTTGTTCGGTTATTCCGCAGTAGTATGGAAAGATGGTGGTTTCTATGTCACCGCTTCGAAGTCGGATAGTCCTGACAAATGGAATCCGCTCAACTGTGACCGTGACGATGTGCGTTCCGGGGTTAAACGATTGACAGAGCAATACCCCGAGAACCGTCTCTACACCCATCTATCCAACTGTGCTCTTGGATATGAATGTTTAACTTCATCGAACACGTTCCTGAACCGTTGGGAAGGTGGAGTACCAGTATCCTATTCTTGCAATGCAGGTTGTTTCGGGTGTATCTCCGAGCAACCGGATGATAGCGGCTTTGTTTCCCCGCAGACACGTATGAACTTCCGACCACGTGTGGATGAGATTGTGGAGGTTATGCTGGAACACCTGAAGACGCCGGAGTCCATCATTAGCTTTGGACAAGGTTGTGAAGGGGAGCCTTCTACGCAGGCTAAGCTGATTATTGAAGCGATTCGCGAAGTACGTTCTGTAACGGACATGGGGTATATCAACATTAATACCAATGCCGGTCTGAACGATCATATTAGAGGTATTGTAGATGCTGGATTGGATCTGATGCGCGTAAGTACAATTAGCGCACGGGATGACCACTATAACGCCTACTATAAACCGCGTGGTTATACCTTAGCCAATGTTGAAAAGTCGATGAAATACGCGGCGCAGCAGGGTGTATACACCTCGATTAACTATTTGATCTTCCCGGGTGTAACGGATCGTGAAGAAGAGATTGAGGCGATGATTGAGTTTGCGAGAAGAACCGATCTACGCTTGATTCAGATGCGTAACCTCAATATTGATCCGGAGAGTTATCTGGAATTAATTCCTCCTGCTCAAGGCGATATCTTGGGCATGAAGCAGATGATTGAGATCTTTGAAGACGAGTTGCCTGATGTTGTGATCGGATCGTATACCCATGTTCCACCAGCTGGAATGGCACGTCCAAAACGGTTGATTACCTCTTAACAATAATGGATTGCAACAGGGCACAAGGCCGTGTTATAATCTCAGAGTTGTGCCATTTACTCTGGGTCCGCTTGAGGCTCAGGGCGGAAAGAGGTGAAAGGTAATGAAAGAAGCAATTCATCCTAATTACACGATTGGTCAAGTATCTTGCGCTTGCGGGAATACTTTTGAGACAGGTTCGGTTAAAGACGGACTTCGTGTAGAGATTTGCTCCGCGTGCCACCCGTTCTTCACAGGTAAACAGAAGTTTATCGATGCTGGCGGCCGTGTTGATCGTTTCAAGAAGAAATACGGAATCTAATAGGACAATTCTTGGAGTTGTCTGCTAATTGCATCCAACACACCCCTGCTGATCTGGCAGGGGTTTTTATATGTTATATGTAAGCATAGTTGCTTCCGCTTTCCTCTGGTTGCAATTTGGATGACCTTACGTTATACTATTTCTTACCGTGCTAGATGGGGAGGTAGCGGTGCCCTGTAACTCGCAATCCGCTATAGCGAGGTTGAATTCCTGCTAGAGGTTTTGTCGATGTGAGGTTTGGTCCCTGAACGTGGTGTTGACGGTTGGGTCCTCCGCAATGAGTACTCATGAACCTGGTCAGGTCCGGAAGGAAGCAGCCATAAGTGAGATCACTCTTGTGCCGGAGGGTTGCCTAGCCCGAGCTATTGTTCAGGGGTGCCACTTGGATCGCGAATATCGATAGCAGGTGCACGGCTTACCATTTAAATGTAGAGACCTTTGCAGTTGTATGTATGCAGAGGTCTTTTTGATATGTCTTAAAAAACCACGCATGAATGAGTCAGATAAAGTTTGGATTCACCCTGGAATATAGTATAATGGGGGAACGACAAAGGACTCGAATGCGAAGTGGAAGGAAGGTAACGCATCATGGAGCATATCGCGTTATACCGGGCTTGGCGTCCCCAGTCGTTTCAAGATATGGTGGGGCAACAGCATATTATTCAGACCTTGCAGAACGCGATTCGTGAACAGCGGACTTCCCATGCCTACTTATTTAGCGGGCCCAGAGGAACGGGGAAGACAAGTGCCGCCAAGATTTTGGCCAAAGCTGTGAACTGCGAACGTGGGCCTGCGCCTGAACCTTGTAACGAGTGTGAAGCTTGCCGCAGGATTACGACTGGCGCTGTGATGGATGTGCAGGAGATTGACGCTGCGTCCAATCGGGGCGTTGAAGAAATCCGTGATCTTCGGGAAAAGG
The window above is part of the Paenibacillus sp. 1781tsa1 genome. Proteins encoded here:
- a CDS encoding radical SAM protein is translated as MYLVYADEKGNVFDHPSLYGLARSGDMIVEIMEDELIPLPEGATLVGLPSTRPIGMDPDTGEMLPMPTDTQAVGALLPQGFTRLCLPGYVKTDKEYKLPLFGYSAVVWKDGGFYVTASKSDSPDKWNPLNCDRDDVRSGVKRLTEQYPENRLYTHLSNCALGYECLTSSNTFLNRWEGGVPVSYSCNAGCFGCISEQPDDSGFVSPQTRMNFRPRVDEIVEVMLEHLKTPESIISFGQGCEGEPSTQAKLIIEAIREVRSVTDMGYININTNAGLNDHIRGIVDAGLDLMRVSTISARDDHYNAYYKPRGYTLANVEKSMKYAAQQGVYTSINYLIFPGVTDREEEIEAMIEFARRTDLRLIQMRNLNIDPESYLELIPPAQGDILGMKQMIEIFEDELPDVVIGSYTHVPPAGMARPKRLITS
- a CDS encoding UDP-N-acetylglucosamine 1-carboxyvinyltransferase: MEKLMISGGRPLQGTVTISGAKNSAIALIPAALLAESEVVLDNLPLLSDVAVYAEILEELGAHVTWEGSQMKIDPSDIKSIPMPNGPVKKLRASYYMMGALLGRFKEATIGLPGGCNFEPRPIDQHIKGFEALGATVTNEHGSIHLHAKELRGAKIYLDVSSVGATINIMLAATRAKGSTIIENAAKEPEIIDVATLLNSMGASIKGAGTETIRIEGVSELKGCRHSIIPDRIQAGTYMIAAAATRGDVLIDNVIPKHLEALTAKLLEMGVGIEELDESIRVIGKPNYNHVDVKALVYPGFPTDLQSPMTSVLTQATGVSVLSDFVYSNRFKHVPELVRMGAKIRVEGRSAIIEGSALNAAKVKASDLRAGAALVIAGLTVSEGVTEVTGVEYIDRGYDHLVTNLRLLGADVWRETD
- the rho gene encoding transcription termination factor Rho gives rise to the protein MDLQISDLEEMKLTDLYKLAKKYQIPYYGTLKKKELIFAILRAQAEQSGLMFMQGVLEILPEGYGFLRPINYLPSTEDIYISASQIRKFDLRTGDLVSGKCRTPKENERYFGLLQVNAVNGENPSAAAERLHFPALTPLYPQKKLVLETSPNHLSTRIMDVLAPVGLGQRGLIVAPPKAGKTLLLKEIANSISTNNPEIELFVLLIDERPEEVTDMSRSVKGEVVASTFDELPENHIKVAELVLERALRLVEAKKDVVILLDSITRLARAYNLVIPPSGRTLSGGIDPAAFHRPKRFFGSARNVEEGGSLTILATALIDTGSRMDDVIYEEFKGTGNMELHLDRRLAERRIFPAIDIRRSGTRREEVLLSKEELDTIWAIRKNMNDSHDFVEGFLKKLRNSKTNAEFLAAFDSAGNSPTSNSGTTTTRRSPRQTATSGTST
- the rpmE gene encoding 50S ribosomal protein L31, coding for MKEAIHPNYTIGQVSCACGNTFETGSVKDGLRVEICSACHPFFTGKQKFIDAGGRVDRFKKKYGI